Proteins encoded together in one Halalkaliarchaeum sp. AArc-CO window:
- the ribH gene encoding 6,7-dimethyl-8-ribityllumazine synthase → MVTLGLVVAQFNAEVTEQMETAANSAAQERGATVAETVYVPGVYDSPLAADRLARRDAVDAVAVVGAIVTGDTDHDRVIADATAQGLTEVSLDRDTPVTFGVSGPGMSGAEARERIDKGAEAVDAAVDMAGVKA, encoded by the coding sequence ATGGTAACGCTCGGACTCGTGGTGGCACAGTTCAACGCAGAAGTGACCGAACAGATGGAGACGGCGGCGAATTCGGCCGCACAGGAGCGCGGCGCGACCGTCGCGGAGACGGTGTATGTTCCCGGCGTGTACGACTCGCCGCTGGCTGCAGACCGGCTCGCGCGCCGGGACGCGGTCGACGCGGTCGCTGTCGTCGGTGCGATCGTCACCGGCGACACCGACCACGACCGGGTGATCGCCGACGCGACCGCCCAGGGACTCACGGAGGTGAGTCTCGACCGGGACACGCCGGTTACCTTCGGCGTCAGCGGCCCGGGGATGTCGGGTGCCGAAGCGAGAGAACGGATCGACAAGGGCGCAGAAGCCGTCGACGCCGCCGTCGACATGGCTGGGGTGAAAGCATGA
- a CDS encoding pyridoxal phosphate-dependent aminotransferase — MSDEFAARVERVEPSATLAVSNLASELEADGADVVDLSVGEPDFDTPENIVEAGKAAMDAGHTGYTPSSGIPGLKSAIVDKLTGQGIDCGSENLIVTPGAKQALYETFQTVVDDGDEVVLLDPAWVSYEAMAKMAGADLERVDLAPHDFQLEPALEELGAAVSDDTELLVVNSPSNPTGAVYSDAALEGVRDLAVEHDVTVISDEIYEQITYDADPTPLATIDGMADRTVTINGFSKAYSMTGWRLGYLCAPEELISQAGKLHSHSVSCAVNFVQHAGIEALEDTDDAVAEMRDAFRARRDLLVDLFDDHGVDVAVPDGAFYMMIPVDDDDQSWCMDALEDAHVATVPGGAFNAPGYARISYAASEQRLREAVDRLADGGFL, encoded by the coding sequence ATGAGCGACGAGTTCGCCGCCCGCGTCGAGCGGGTCGAACCCAGCGCGACACTCGCCGTGTCGAATCTCGCGTCGGAACTGGAGGCCGACGGCGCCGACGTCGTCGACCTCTCGGTGGGCGAACCGGACTTCGACACCCCCGAAAACATCGTGGAGGCGGGCAAGGCCGCCATGGACGCCGGCCACACCGGCTACACGCCATCGAGTGGCATCCCCGGGCTGAAGTCGGCGATCGTCGACAAGCTGACCGGCCAGGGCATCGACTGCGGCTCGGAGAACCTCATCGTCACGCCCGGCGCGAAGCAGGCGCTGTACGAGACGTTCCAGACGGTCGTCGACGACGGCGACGAGGTCGTCCTGCTCGATCCGGCGTGGGTCTCCTACGAGGCGATGGCGAAGATGGCCGGCGCCGACCTCGAGCGGGTCGACCTCGCGCCGCACGACTTCCAGCTGGAACCTGCACTCGAGGAACTCGGGGCTGCAGTCTCGGACGACACCGAGCTGCTCGTGGTCAACTCCCCATCGAATCCGACGGGCGCAGTGTACTCCGACGCCGCCCTCGAAGGGGTTCGCGACCTCGCGGTCGAACACGACGTGACGGTGATCTCCGACGAGATCTACGAGCAGATCACCTACGACGCGGATCCGACGCCGCTTGCGACGATCGACGGGATGGCGGACCGAACGGTGACGATCAACGGCTTCTCGAAGGCGTACTCGATGACCGGGTGGCGTCTCGGCTACCTGTGTGCCCCCGAAGAGTTGATCTCGCAGGCGGGCAAGCTCCACTCTCACTCGGTGTCGTGTGCGGTGAACTTCGTCCAGCACGCCGGGATCGAGGCGCTCGAGGACACCGACGACGCGGTCGCGGAGATGCGCGACGCCTTCAGAGCGCGGCGCGACCTGCTCGTGGACCTGTTCGACGATCACGGTGTCGACGTCGCCGTCCCGGACGGGGCCTTTTATATGATGATACCCGTCGACGACGACGATCAGTCGTGGTGCATGGACGCTCTCGAGGACGCCCACGTGGCGACGGTGCCCGGCGGGGCGTTCAACGCGCCCGGCTACGCGCGGATCTCGTATGCCGCAAGCGAACAGCGACTGCGCGAGGCGGTCGACCGGCTCGCTGACGGCGGCTTCCTGTAA
- a CDS encoding acyl-CoA dehydrogenase family protein has product MDFELPAEHRMIRDTVREFCEAEIEPIADEIEDDHRFPAEIFEQLGELDVLGVPIGEEYGGLGGDQLMYALVTEELGRVSGGIGLSYAAHVSLGSKPIELFGTDEQKREWLEPLTSGEKLGAWALTEPESGSDASDMDTTARKEGDEWVLNGTKQFITNATVANSVLVKAVTDPEAGYDGISTFIVSPEDDGFEVTTVWEKMGLNSSPTCEISLDGVRLSADRLLGEEGEGWKQTMKTLDGGRISIAALSTGLAQGAFEAAKEYATQREQFGQPISEFDAIRDKLVDMHRKTERARLLTHRAAAKYDSGERVTRESALAKLDASEAAREVAEDAVQVLGGYGYTEEFAPQRFYRDAKLMEIGEGTSEIQHLVIGRELGL; this is encoded by the coding sequence ATGGACTTCGAGCTGCCGGCGGAACACCGGATGATCCGCGACACCGTCAGGGAGTTTTGCGAAGCTGAGATCGAGCCGATCGCGGACGAAATCGAGGACGACCACCGGTTTCCAGCGGAGATCTTCGAGCAGCTGGGCGAACTCGACGTACTGGGGGTTCCAATCGGCGAGGAGTACGGCGGACTAGGCGGCGACCAGCTCATGTACGCGCTCGTGACCGAGGAACTGGGCCGGGTTTCGGGCGGGATCGGGCTGTCGTATGCGGCCCACGTCTCGCTCGGGAGCAAGCCGATCGAGCTGTTCGGCACCGACGAGCAGAAACGGGAGTGGCTCGAGCCACTCACGTCCGGCGAGAAGCTGGGGGCGTGGGCGCTCACCGAACCGGAATCCGGCTCCGACGCCTCCGACATGGACACGACCGCCCGGAAGGAGGGCGACGAGTGGGTGCTGAACGGGACAAAGCAGTTCATCACCAACGCCACCGTCGCAAACAGCGTGCTCGTGAAGGCGGTCACGGACCCCGAGGCGGGCTACGACGGGATCTCCACGTTCATCGTGTCGCCCGAGGACGACGGCTTCGAGGTAACGACTGTCTGGGAGAAGATGGGGCTCAACTCCTCGCCCACCTGCGAGATCTCCCTCGACGGCGTCCGACTGTCAGCAGATCGACTGCTCGGCGAGGAAGGCGAGGGCTGGAAACAGACGATGAAGACGCTGGACGGCGGTCGGATCTCGATCGCGGCGCTGTCGACCGGGCTCGCACAGGGTGCCTTCGAGGCGGCGAAAGAGTACGCCACACAGCGGGAGCAGTTCGGCCAGCCCATAAGCGAGTTCGACGCGATCCGCGACAAGCTGGTCGACATGCACCGGAAGACCGAACGTGCGCGACTGCTCACCCACCGGGCAGCCGCGAAATACGACAGCGGCGAGCGGGTCACCCGCGAGTCGGCGCTCGCGAAGCTCGACGCCAGCGAGGCCGCAAGGGAGGTCGCCGAGGACGCGGTGCAGGTGCTGGGCGGCTACGGCTACACCGAAGAGTTCGCCCCCCAGCGGTTCTACCGGGACGCGAAGCTAATGGAGATCGGCGAGGGGACAAGCGAGATCCAGCACCTCGTCATCGGCCGGGAACTCGGGCTATAG
- a CDS encoding RIO1 family regulatory kinase/ATPase has protein sequence MELRRLVRGRLDWPRLEAVAVELAERYDRDCVHVRFLEADNWLSTPMVLDEDLFVKVISRQNTLVHTLFTTGRNLGAFSAGTEGFFERFKTPYEMAEHELEATRRMRELGINAPEPIEAVEVDGLGVVVLEYLPEFRPLDRLDGEEARDAAVQLFGSLRTLHDAGLAHGDLRAENVLVLDGELYFIDATSVSDDAREDARAYDLASALAALEPVVGSRATIDAALSAYSTDELLAARRFLDFVAIRPDHEFDTTALKGELEKRADGTPR, from the coding sequence ATGGAACTTCGCCGCCTGGTTCGTGGCCGCCTCGACTGGCCACGGCTGGAGGCGGTCGCGGTGGAGCTGGCAGAGCGGTACGACCGCGACTGCGTGCACGTCAGGTTCCTGGAGGCGGACAACTGGCTCTCGACGCCGATGGTGCTCGACGAGGACCTGTTCGTGAAGGTGATCTCGCGACAGAACACCCTCGTTCACACCCTATTTACGACCGGACGGAACCTGGGGGCCTTCTCGGCCGGGACGGAGGGCTTTTTCGAGCGGTTCAAAACCCCCTACGAGATGGCGGAACACGAACTCGAAGCGACCCGGCGGATGCGCGAGCTGGGGATCAATGCACCCGAGCCGATCGAGGCCGTCGAGGTCGACGGGCTCGGCGTGGTGGTGCTCGAGTACCTCCCGGAGTTCCGGCCGCTGGATCGACTCGACGGCGAGGAGGCGCGGGACGCCGCAGTACAGCTGTTCGGCTCGCTGCGGACGCTTCACGACGCAGGACTGGCCCACGGGGATCTCAGAGCCGAAAACGTGCTCGTGCTCGACGGAGAACTGTACTTCATCGACGCCACGAGCGTCAGCGACGACGCCCGAGAGGACGCCCGGGCGTACGATCTCGCGAGCGCGCTCGCGGCGCTGGAGCCGGTCGTCGGCTCCCGGGCGACGATCGACGCCGCGCTGTCGGCCTACTCGACGGACGAGCTGCTCGCGGCGCGGCGGTTCCTGGACTTCGTCGCCATCCGACCGGACCACGAGTTCGACACGACGGCCCTGAAGGGGGAACTCGAAAAACGAGCGGACGGGACGCCACGGTAG
- a CDS encoding aldo/keto reductase: MTQPIEEIDLDFVPLGRTGIHTSELQFGTWRFGRETEEGNVEIGKERATELLDAYEAAGGRYIDTADVYGGGDSERWIGEWLDGRDRERFTIASKIYWQIREGDPNSRGTNRKNVRHRIDALLDRLDTDYVDVLYIHRWDDATTTRELMKTLNGLVESGKVHYLGASTMRPNAWKVARANAIADSEGWEPFTVLQPRYNLVDREIEGDYLEMARQRGLAVCPWSPLGQGFLTGKYSREDGLDGESRVAESSRFREAYLTEENFDLHEELDAVAAEIDATPAQTALAWLIHREGVTAPIVGARTVDQLTENLAAATIDLTAQQIDRLTEAKAGPYDAL, encoded by the coding sequence ATGACACAGCCAATCGAGGAGATCGATCTCGACTTCGTCCCGCTCGGCCGAACCGGCATCCACACGAGCGAACTGCAGTTCGGTACCTGGCGATTCGGCAGGGAGACCGAAGAGGGGAACGTGGAGATCGGAAAAGAGCGCGCCACGGAACTGCTGGACGCCTACGAGGCCGCAGGCGGCCGGTATATCGACACCGCCGACGTCTATGGCGGCGGCGACAGCGAGCGGTGGATCGGCGAGTGGCTCGACGGGCGCGACCGCGAGCGGTTCACGATCGCCTCCAAGATCTACTGGCAGATCCGCGAGGGCGACCCCAACAGCCGTGGAACCAACCGGAAGAACGTCCGCCACCGGATCGACGCCCTGCTGGACCGGCTCGACACCGACTACGTCGACGTGCTGTACATCCACCGGTGGGACGACGCGACGACCACTCGCGAACTGATGAAGACCCTGAACGGCCTCGTGGAGTCGGGCAAGGTCCACTATCTGGGCGCCTCGACGATGCGGCCGAACGCCTGGAAGGTGGCCCGGGCGAACGCGATCGCCGACAGCGAGGGATGGGAGCCGTTCACCGTGCTCCAGCCCCGGTACAACCTCGTCGACCGGGAGATCGAAGGCGACTACCTGGAGATGGCCCGACAGCGCGGCCTCGCAGTCTGCCCGTGGAGCCCGCTCGGCCAGGGATTTTTGACCGGCAAGTACAGTCGCGAAGACGGTCTCGACGGCGAGTCCCGGGTGGCGGAGTCGAGCCGGTTCCGGGAGGCGTATCTCACCGAGGAGAACTTCGATCTCCACGAGGAACTCGACGCCGTCGCCGCGGAGATCGACGCGACGCCGGCCCAGACCGCCCTCGCGTGGCTGATCCACCGCGAGGGCGTCACCGCACCGATCGTGGGCGCCCGGACGGTCGATCAGCTGACCGAGAACCTCGCGGCGGCGACGATCGACCTCACCGCTCAGCAGATCGACCGACTCACCGAAGCCAAAGCCGGACCGTACGACGCCCTATAA
- a CDS encoding helix-turn-helix domain-containing protein, whose product MSVNQHPTHGGFYCEIVYRTDEGDEKTFHTFKKAGCNCPANVFAEHGCVPTVTGVDRDSCLVTTFLSSREQATDLLEELSDHTENLAVRRISDNGIKNPSDVVDYQSRTIDLSELTEKQKEAIQRVSDAGYYEQPRETTLSEVASELDITQSALSQRLRAGENKLFQQLFATDNGREDRVEEEIGT is encoded by the coding sequence GTGAGTGTCAACCAACATCCGACGCACGGTGGATTCTACTGTGAAATCGTCTATCGAACCGACGAAGGGGACGAGAAGACGTTTCACACGTTCAAAAAAGCGGGCTGTAACTGTCCCGCAAATGTCTTCGCGGAACACGGCTGCGTGCCGACGGTGACCGGAGTCGACAGGGACAGCTGCCTGGTGACGACGTTTCTCTCCTCCCGAGAGCAGGCGACAGATCTCCTCGAAGAGCTGTCTGACCACACCGAAAACCTGGCCGTACGGCGCATCAGCGACAACGGGATCAAAAACCCGAGCGATGTCGTCGACTACCAGTCACGTACCATCGACCTCTCAGAGCTGACCGAAAAACAGAAGGAAGCGATCCAGCGCGTCTCCGATGCAGGTTACTACGAGCAGCCGCGCGAGACCACACTCTCGGAGGTGGCCTCGGAGCTCGATATCACCCAGTCGGCACTCTCTCAGCGGTTGCGGGCCGGTGAGAACAAACTGTTCCAGCAGTTGTTCGCAACTGACAACGGACGGGAAGACCGAGTGGAAGAAGAAATCGGAACGTAA
- a CDS encoding 4Fe-4S dicluster domain-containing protein, with the protein MGNQPPEPDEGTVPGDDTSRRSFLKGAAVGVGAAAAGGSAGFLALRNEDTGDVAAAMPASEGYLLIDPEKCAGCQSCMLSCSVGHDGEASLSQSRIQIVESPFKGFPDDIDVNHCRQCTYPACAEACPTDALHADEETGNVRFVDEDKCIGCERCIEACPYDPSRVTWDVNSQTAKKCDLCADTPHWNEEGGPDGSQACVETCPVDAIKFTEQIPAQVGPGAYEINLRDEQWAELGLYAGDAL; encoded by the coding sequence ATGGGAAATCAACCCCCAGAACCGGACGAAGGAACAGTTCCAGGAGATGATACGTCCAGGAGAAGTTTCCTGAAAGGAGCCGCCGTCGGAGTGGGTGCGGCAGCGGCCGGTGGGTCCGCCGGCTTTCTCGCGTTGCGAAACGAAGACACCGGCGACGTCGCGGCGGCGATGCCGGCTTCCGAGGGATACCTGTTGATCGATCCGGAGAAATGCGCGGGCTGTCAAAGCTGCATGCTGTCGTGTTCGGTCGGTCACGACGGCGAAGCGAGCCTCTCACAGTCGCGGATTCAGATCGTCGAAAGTCCATTTAAAGGATTCCCGGACGACATCGACGTGAATCACTGTCGGCAGTGCACGTATCCCGCCTGTGCGGAAGCGTGCCCGACGGACGCGCTCCACGCCGACGAAGAGACAGGGAACGTGAGGTTCGTCGACGAGGACAAATGCATCGGCTGTGAGCGCTGTATCGAGGCCTGTCCGTACGACCCCTCCCGTGTCACCTGGGACGTGAACAGCCAGACGGCCAAAAAGTGCGATCTCTGTGCTGACACCCCCCACTGGAACGAAGAGGGCGGCCCCGACGGCTCGCAGGCCTGTGTGGAAACCTGCCCCGTCGACGCCATCAAGTTTACCGAACAGATTCCCGCACAGGTCGGACCCGGTGCCTACGAGATCAACCTCCGGGACGAACAGTGGGCAGAACTCGGTCTCTACGCAGGTGATGCCCTATGA
- a CDS encoding aldehyde ferredoxin oxidoreductase N-terminal domain-containing protein: MKGHAGKILDIDLTNREISTIDTSEYEEWVGGHGMGTAIFYDRVEDKTIDAFDPDNVITMMTSPLAGTGVPAASARTEIQGISPQPYPTEWFNRSNFGGRFASMLKYAGYDGVIIQGAADEPVWVNVVDDQFEIRDASDLWGLGTWEAQAEIWSEVGQRGWNQVDETRDSGRTTQKPAVACIGPAGEAEIRMATVQHDAGNGAGNAGFGGVLGSKNFKAISVLGTGSIEIADPAELLEARLWAQREYSYDHDEDIPQVRDFYSFSRSPGEGDLGGVVETKARPQGCVGCHNTCRKRTSSSHGNESSCVEAVYYSGFDSAKHGETTAETAKAADIVQQMGFNAYTLNAGLPWLEALHEQGVLGEDGEIEADLPWDSLGEASFVEELVQKIIDREGIGEALAEGNARAAEEWGRLEQDLESGLLTLFAWGYPQHYDARTEVEWGYATILGARDVNEHDFNWHVYWQPHISILTGEEPPVSAEELANIIEESTPPHNVIPDYSDGAIYSEVAAERNSWHRHYSRFYKQSALFCDWAFADFTSPYTDDKSGITPEGEERFLNAVTGMDITFEEGMEIGRRIWNLERSIWTLQGRHRDDEEFAAYNYEEPAPGPYYLPAKVDGEWEYIDTGGRKLDRGKVEEFKTLYYQEEGWDTETGRPTRETLEELNLGHVADELEGEGKLPG, translated from the coding sequence ATGAAAGGACACGCCGGAAAAATCCTCGACATCGATCTAACGAACCGCGAGATAAGCACTATCGACACCAGCGAGTACGAAGAGTGGGTCGGCGGTCACGGGATGGGAACCGCCATCTTCTACGATCGGGTCGAGGACAAGACGATCGACGCCTTCGATCCCGACAACGTCATCACGATGATGACCTCCCCGCTTGCGGGTACCGGCGTTCCCGCAGCGTCCGCCAGGACGGAGATTCAGGGAATCAGCCCGCAGCCGTATCCCACCGAGTGGTTCAACCGGAGCAACTTCGGTGGGCGGTTCGCCTCGATGCTGAAGTACGCCGGATACGACGGCGTCATCATCCAGGGCGCCGCCGACGAACCCGTCTGGGTGAACGTCGTGGACGATCAGTTCGAAATTCGGGACGCCAGCGACCTCTGGGGACTCGGTACCTGGGAAGCACAGGCGGAAATCTGGAGCGAAGTCGGCCAGCGCGGCTGGAACCAGGTGGACGAAACCCGTGACTCCGGACGGACGACACAGAAGCCCGCCGTCGCCTGTATCGGTCCTGCGGGCGAGGCCGAGATACGAATGGCGACCGTCCAACACGACGCCGGCAACGGCGCTGGCAACGCCGGTTTCGGTGGTGTCCTCGGCTCGAAGAATTTCAAGGCGATCAGCGTTCTCGGAACGGGCAGCATCGAAATCGCCGACCCTGCAGAGCTGCTTGAAGCACGTCTGTGGGCCCAGCGCGAGTATTCGTACGATCACGACGAGGATATCCCACAAGTGCGGGACTTCTACTCGTTCAGCCGATCTCCTGGCGAAGGGGATCTCGGAGGCGTCGTCGAAACGAAGGCACGGCCCCAGGGCTGTGTCGGATGTCACAACACGTGTCGCAAACGAACCTCGAGCTCTCACGGGAACGAAAGTTCCTGCGTGGAGGCAGTGTACTACTCCGGCTTTGATTCCGCAAAACACGGAGAGACGACCGCTGAAACGGCTAAAGCAGCGGACATCGTCCAGCAGATGGGGTTCAACGCGTACACCCTGAACGCGGGACTCCCGTGGCTCGAGGCGCTTCACGAGCAGGGCGTTCTCGGTGAAGACGGAGAAATCGAGGCCGACCTCCCCTGGGACTCCCTCGGGGAGGCGAGTTTCGTCGAGGAACTCGTCCAGAAGATCATCGACCGCGAAGGGATCGGCGAAGCCCTCGCAGAAGGCAACGCCAGGGCAGCCGAAGAGTGGGGCCGGCTGGAGCAAGATCTCGAATCGGGACTGCTCACACTCTTTGCATGGGGATACCCACAGCACTACGACGCTCGAACCGAAGTCGAATGGGGATACGCGACGATACTCGGCGCCAGGGACGTCAACGAACACGACTTCAACTGGCACGTTTACTGGCAGCCCCACATATCGATCCTGACCGGCGAGGAACCGCCAGTCTCGGCGGAAGAGCTCGCGAATATTATCGAAGAGAGCACGCCCCCTCACAACGTCATTCCCGACTACAGCGACGGAGCAATCTACTCCGAGGTGGCTGCAGAGCGAAACTCCTGGCACCGGCATTACAGTCGGTTCTACAAGCAGAGCGCACTGTTCTGTGACTGGGCGTTTGCAGACTTCACTAGCCCTTACACCGACGACAAGTCCGGAATCACACCCGAAGGCGAAGAGCGGTTCCTCAACGCAGTTACAGGTATGGACATTACCTTCGAAGAAGGAATGGAGATCGGCCGCCGTATCTGGAACCTCGAACGGTCGATCTGGACGCTTCAGGGCCGGCACCGCGACGACGAGGAGTTCGCAGCGTACAACTACGAGGAGCCGGCACCTGGTCCCTACTACCTCCCTGCGAAGGTCGACGGCGAGTGGGAGTACATCGACACAGGTGGGCGAAAGCTCGATCGTGGGAAGGTCGAGGAGTTCAAGACGTTATACTACCAGGAGGAAGGCTGGGACACTGAAACCGGACGTCCTACTCGAGAAACCCTCGAAGAACTGAATCTCGGCCACGTGGCCGACGAGCTCGAGGGCGAAGGGAAACTCCCCGGGTGA
- a CDS encoding cytochrome b/b6 domain-containing protein translates to MNWRRPLIVGGLLVVAVLGFLLAEAAAQLYLWQPYQAGTYFYEILFESQAWMIPAAIALGLIFGAVYGTSEKSKQLSEDPPERDGFIQRHAAFGAFLEHWVATVGMILLVLSGIWLGFLFVPRLAGTTETVGLALNVHWVGTGLLVFAVSYHVSALFMGAHREIVPEASDFRKAVRDVGHYLGMTDAPEADKYKPIQKVSYLAWGALVGIMTITGVLMALDYVAAVSGSVRAASTFLHELFALFTILFLLAHVAITLMPSHWAMLRSQVTGWMPADYVREKLPRWNVQRRTDGGTESKEPPNP, encoded by the coding sequence ATGAACTGGAGACGTCCGCTAATCGTCGGTGGGCTGCTCGTGGTGGCAGTCCTCGGATTCCTGCTCGCGGAGGCAGCCGCCCAGCTGTACCTCTGGCAGCCCTACCAGGCTGGGACGTACTTCTACGAGATTCTCTTCGAGAGCCAGGCGTGGATGATACCGGCAGCGATCGCGCTCGGACTGATCTTCGGCGCCGTCTACGGCACCTCGGAGAAGTCCAAACAACTGTCCGAGGATCCCCCCGAACGTGACGGGTTCATCCAGCGGCACGCCGCTTTCGGGGCGTTCCTGGAACACTGGGTCGCAACTGTCGGTATGATCCTGCTGGTGCTGTCGGGGATCTGGCTCGGCTTCCTGTTCGTTCCGCGGCTGGCAGGCACGACCGAAACAGTCGGACTCGCGCTCAACGTCCACTGGGTCGGTACTGGACTGCTCGTGTTCGCGGTCTCCTATCACGTCTCGGCGCTGTTTATGGGCGCTCACCGAGAGATCGTCCCGGAAGCCAGCGACTTCCGAAAGGCGGTTCGAGACGTCGGACACTATCTCGGGATGACCGACGCGCCCGAGGCTGACAAGTACAAACCGATTCAGAAGGTAAGTTACCTCGCGTGGGGCGCGCTCGTGGGAATCATGACGATTACGGGCGTCCTGATGGCGCTGGATTACGTCGCCGCAGTCTCGGGGAGCGTACGGGCAGCCTCGACGTTCCTTCACGAACTGTTCGCGCTGTTTACCATCCTGTTTTTGCTGGCACACGTGGCGATCACGCTGATGCCGTCCCACTGGGCGATGTTGCGCTCGCAAGTGACAGGATGGATGCCAGCCGACTACGTCCGTGAAAAGCTCCCGCGCTGGAACGTTCAGCGGCGAACCGACGGCGGGACGGAATCCAAGGAACCGCCGAACCCGTGA
- a CDS encoding radical SAM protein yields the protein MTDVLLFNAPVEQPRGSAHAGLHPPLGLGYIAAVLRDAGYSVSARDLNVTGLNPQLIRRVVSRESPAMVGISAHTETYPNGLEIADLAKAEAPTTAVVMGGPHASVTYEQTAIEPAVDYVVRGEGEYAMRDLASVLVGRDDNDQDELVAEIEEVPGLAYVSADGNVVATPERSMIENPDELPWPARDLFPLELYEKPGNVLFSRGGCPFSCHFCAVNSIWVDRARRFRNPEAVAQEVEHLLVDHGLRQINFADDTFTLRRDAVLELTHRLEAIEAPFPWDWTCSTRVDLVDRELLEQLAHAGCSGIQFGVETGSQEILDATGKNITLDQAREAVSAAAEFDMDVLASFMFPHPDDTESSIRQQAEFMREIRELGADISIAFTTPYPGTTYAEMTAESDLEVAADDWNEYDAKHLIMSTRNLSFPELEELFEELVRDVGLKKRVTA from the coding sequence ATGACCGACGTCCTGCTGTTCAACGCGCCGGTGGAGCAACCTCGCGGGAGTGCCCACGCCGGCCTGCACCCCCCACTGGGGCTCGGCTACATCGCAGCTGTCCTTCGAGACGCAGGCTACTCCGTGTCGGCGCGAGATCTGAACGTGACCGGGTTGAACCCGCAGCTGATCCGGCGCGTCGTCTCGCGAGAGTCACCGGCGATGGTGGGAATCTCGGCTCACACCGAGACGTACCCGAACGGGCTAGAGATCGCTGATCTCGCGAAGGCGGAAGCGCCGACGACCGCCGTCGTCATGGGCGGTCCCCACGCGTCGGTTACCTACGAGCAAACGGCGATAGAACCGGCCGTCGACTACGTCGTCCGGGGGGAGGGTGAGTACGCGATGCGCGATCTGGCAAGCGTGCTGGTCGGACGCGACGATAATGACCAGGACGAACTGGTCGCCGAGATCGAGGAGGTTCCCGGACTCGCGTATGTGTCCGCAGACGGTAACGTCGTGGCGACCCCCGAGCGGTCGATGATCGAAAACCCCGACGAGTTACCGTGGCCCGCCAGGGACCTCTTCCCGCTGGAACTGTACGAAAAACCCGGAAACGTCCTCTTTTCGAGAGGGGGGTGTCCGTTCAGTTGCCACTTCTGTGCGGTAAACAGCATCTGGGTCGACCGAGCACGGCGGTTCCGCAACCCGGAGGCAGTCGCACAGGAGGTCGAACACCTGCTTGTCGATCACGGGCTCCGACAGATCAACTTTGCCGACGACACCTTCACACTCCGGAGGGACGCCGTCCTGGAGCTGACCCACCGACTGGAGGCGATCGAGGCGCCGTTCCCGTGGGACTGGACATGTTCGACCCGGGTCGACCTCGTCGATCGGGAACTGCTTGAACAGTTAGCCCACGCCGGCTGCTCGGGCATCCAGTTCGGCGTCGAGACGGGTTCCCAGGAAATTCTCGACGCTACAGGGAAAAACATCACCTTGGATCAGGCCCGGGAGGCGGTGTCGGCGGCCGCAGAGTTTGACATGGACGTGCTCGCCTCGTTTATGTTCCCCCACCCAGACGACACGGAGTCGTCGATCCGACAGCAGGCCGAGTTCATGAGGGAGATCCGCGAACTCGGCGCCGACATTTCGATCGCGTTTACGACCCCGTATCCAGGGACGACATACGCCGAGATGACCGCCGAAAGCGACCTCGAAGTCGCCGCGGACGACTGGAACGAGTACGACGCCAAACACCTGATCATGTCGACCCGGAACCTCTCGTTTCCGGAACTCGAAGAGCTGTTCGAAGAGCTCGTTCGGGATGTTGGCCTGAAAAAGCGGGTGACCGCATGA